The following are encoded in a window of Mycobacteriales bacterium genomic DNA:
- a CDS encoding DMT family transporter codes for MTFVVVILALVAAGFFAVATVAEQHAAYEVPDDSAHGAHLLFTLMRRPLWWGGFGGNIGGFVVQAVALGLGSLLLVQPLLVTALLFALPLGARWNHRHMARADWVWAVLLAVALAIFVVVGQPTRGMARASITAWLHAAIVIVPCVLACLLWSATRRRRASRALPLAIATGILYGIIAALTKAVASLVGHGAVAVFTNWETYALMVVGILGVVLQQAAFQAGSLEASLPAATVLEPIVATVLGLTILGETLRAGGPALVLIGLCVVVVVLGTVALARSAARFAPEPATAPEPATTQPTAS; via the coding sequence ATGACCTTTGTCGTCGTCATCCTTGCGCTGGTGGCTGCCGGCTTCTTCGCCGTCGCGACGGTCGCCGAGCAGCACGCCGCCTACGAGGTCCCGGACGACTCCGCACACGGCGCCCACCTGCTCTTCACGCTGATGCGCCGGCCGCTGTGGTGGGGCGGTTTCGGGGGCAACATCGGCGGGTTCGTCGTCCAAGCGGTGGCCCTGGGACTCGGTTCGCTGCTGTTGGTGCAACCGCTTCTTGTCACCGCGCTGCTGTTCGCCCTGCCGCTCGGCGCCCGGTGGAACCACCGCCACATGGCCCGCGCCGACTGGGTCTGGGCGGTGCTCCTCGCGGTCGCGCTCGCGATCTTCGTCGTCGTCGGGCAGCCGACCCGCGGCATGGCGCGGGCATCGATCACCGCCTGGTTGCACGCCGCGATCGTGATCGTCCCGTGCGTCCTCGCGTGTCTGCTGTGGTCAGCCACCCGGCGGCGGCGCGCATCACGCGCGCTGCCGCTCGCCATCGCGACCGGCATCCTCTACGGCATCATCGCGGCGCTGACGAAGGCGGTCGCGAGCCTGGTCGGCCACGGCGCGGTGGCCGTCTTCACCAACTGGGAGACCTACGCCCTGATGGTCGTCGGGATCCTCGGGGTCGTGCTGCAGCAGGCGGCCTTCCAGGCCGGCTCACTGGAGGCATCACTGCCGGCGGCGACCGTGCTGGAGCCGATCGTGGCGACCGTGCTCGGCCTGACGATCCTCGGCGAGACGTTGCGGGCCGGTGGCCCGGCCCTGGTGTTGATCGGCCTCTGCGTCGTCGTGGTGGTCCTCGGGACCGTGGCGCTGGCCCGCTCCGCCGCGCGCTTCGCCCCTGAGCCCGCCACCGCACCCGAGCCGGCCACGACGCAGCCGACGGCGTCCTAG
- a CDS encoding DUF3039 domain-containing protein, giving the protein MRTADETQTIEETQTIEETRPDTSYSEPGDHERLAHYVRKSDQMAAAIEGTPVRALCGKVWVPTRDGERFPVCPECKEIYESMKA; this is encoded by the coding sequence ATGCGGACTGCTGACGAGACCCAGACCATCGAAGAAACCCAGACGATCGAAGAAACCCGGCCGGACACCAGCTACTCCGAGCCCGGCGATCACGAGCGGCTCGCGCACTACGTTCGCAAGTCCGATCAGATGGCCGCAGCGATCGAGGGCACGCCGGTCCGGGCGCTCTGCGGGAAGGTCTGGGTGCCCACTCGGGACGGCGAACGGTTCCCGGTGTGCCCGGAATGCAAGGAGATCTACGAGTCGATGAAGGCCTGA
- a CDS encoding GreA/GreB family elongation factor, translated as MLTPESRGRLHEELSALEIERTRLMDVAANTVGKDPADQAERTLREFDVEQVEIRIQRLRDRLDAADRPAHVAPLDGTVRSGVLVSLDFGDGAPERYVVGGLAEVDEDVDVVTPSSPLGRALLGSSAGDTVTYRTPQGERSVRITAIDALPDGAVGAGSGR; from the coding sequence GTGCTGACACCAGAATCCCGTGGCCGACTCCACGAGGAGCTTTCCGCGCTCGAGATCGAGCGCACACGCCTGATGGACGTAGCGGCCAACACCGTCGGCAAAGACCCGGCGGACCAGGCTGAACGAACCCTCCGTGAGTTCGACGTGGAGCAGGTCGAGATACGCATTCAGCGGTTGCGCGATCGGCTGGATGCAGCAGACCGGCCGGCGCACGTCGCACCGTTGGACGGAACCGTGCGGTCCGGTGTGCTCGTCTCTCTCGACTTCGGAGACGGCGCCCCGGAGCGATACGTCGTCGGCGGCCTCGCCGAGGTCGACGAGGACGTCGACGTGGTGACGCCGAGCTCCCCGCTCGGTCGAGCGCTGCTGGGTTCCTCGGCCGGCGACACCGTCACCTACCGGACCCCGCAGGGCGAGCGGTCCGTGCGGATCACGGCGATCGACGCCCTGCCCGACGGTGCGGTGGGGGCCGGCTCGGGCCGGTGA
- a CDS encoding extracellular solute-binding protein: protein MTARLSRRRFLASAATAAGVTALGSGCGSSGGKTTLTIMGTSPAEITVQDIAEFEAKHPDVKIKMVTVSETLLTAMFAAGSPPDVVRDQGVPNTPYLVKRGLAENLDPYFAKSKVLSPDKLARVDDTWRYDGTEQGKGPRYGLAKDYSQDAMMWCNTRPFEKARVDLPSMTDPISYDEMLDIGQRLTKRSGVKYSAYGLYPPYDVSLTAGFLNMVASAGGSIFNDDFSKVDFSAPEPLSALKWYLKYAAAKIGPTVARPLAAGAWPAFDGDQLGMLGYGYWFSGEVATDPKLQDHVRLMTAPQFGSNRISPCFSATGHWIPQKAAHKEAAWAFFEHYFGGPPAVRRAQSGWGLPGITSMEADLPKSKAYQKQALGVQDKELPHYSVLKFSPYVAISAIDASLSQELVKGLDGGLAAGKLADAINGTLNPLLRQGKELIT from the coding sequence ATGACAGCTCGGCTGAGCCGACGTAGGTTCCTCGCGTCCGCGGCCACGGCCGCCGGCGTCACCGCACTGGGATCGGGCTGCGGCTCGTCCGGCGGGAAGACCACGTTGACCATCATGGGCACCAGTCCTGCCGAGATCACGGTCCAGGACATCGCGGAGTTCGAGGCGAAGCATCCCGACGTCAAGATCAAGATGGTGACGGTCTCGGAGACGCTGCTCACCGCGATGTTCGCGGCCGGGAGCCCGCCGGACGTCGTCCGTGACCAGGGCGTGCCGAACACGCCGTACCTCGTCAAGCGCGGGCTGGCCGAAAACCTCGACCCCTATTTCGCGAAGAGCAAGGTCCTGTCGCCGGACAAGCTCGCCCGGGTCGACGACACGTGGCGCTACGACGGCACCGAACAGGGAAAGGGCCCGCGCTACGGCTTGGCGAAGGACTACTCGCAAGACGCGATGATGTGGTGCAACACCAGACCGTTCGAGAAGGCCCGGGTCGACCTGCCGTCGATGACCGACCCGATCAGCTACGACGAGATGCTCGACATCGGGCAGCGGCTCACCAAGCGCTCCGGGGTGAAGTACTCGGCGTACGGCCTCTACCCGCCCTACGACGTGAGCCTGACGGCCGGCTTCCTCAACATGGTCGCGTCGGCCGGAGGGTCGATCTTCAACGACGACTTCTCCAAGGTCGACTTCTCCGCACCCGAGCCGCTGTCGGCGCTGAAGTGGTACCTGAAGTACGCCGCCGCGAAGATCGGACCGACGGTGGCCCGGCCGTTGGCCGCCGGCGCCTGGCCGGCGTTCGACGGCGACCAGCTGGGCATGCTGGGCTACGGCTACTGGTTCTCCGGCGAGGTCGCCACCGATCCCAAGCTGCAGGACCATGTGCGGCTGATGACGGCACCGCAGTTCGGGTCGAACCGGATCAGCCCGTGCTTCTCGGCGACGGGGCACTGGATCCCGCAGAAGGCGGCGCACAAGGAGGCCGCCTGGGCCTTCTTCGAGCACTACTTCGGCGGGCCACCCGCGGTCCGGCGGGCCCAGTCCGGCTGGGGCCTTCCGGGCATCACGTCGATGGAGGCGGACCTGCCGAAGTCGAAGGCCTATCAGAAACAGGCGCTCGGCGTACAGGACAAGGAACTCCCGCACTACTCGGTGCTGAAGTTCTCGCCGTACGTCGCGATCAGCGCGATCGACGCCTCACTCAGCCAGGAGCTGGTCAAGGGTCTGGACGGCGGGTTGGCCGCGGGCAAACTCGCCGACGCCATCAACGGCACGCTGAATCCGCTTCTCCGGCAGGGAAAGGAACTCATCACGTGA
- a CDS encoding sugar ABC transporter permease codes for MTTSLAGRTAVRRRQQPAQTEGWKRYRGRTFYAFVAPWLLGFILLTLFPLGYALWLSLTNYDGLTGRYHYVGGRNYTDILSDPDALHALTRTGLYTAVTVPAGIILGLALAVLVNRPIRGRAAFRALLYLPAVVPIVGSALCFKLLFNSDFGMLNNILGWFGISSIDWLADPTVFWVMIAMTLWGVGSTMIISLSGLQGIPQELQEAARVDGANAWQVFRRITLPLLSPIILFEVITGVIFAVQAFVPALLLSVQSASTTVTSVPQSNYLYMIHVYAQYFAYGRFGYASALLWVLFALILILTLIIFKVSASTVFYESGPDEPATRRGRRTR; via the coding sequence GTGACCACCTCCCTCGCCGGGCGTACGGCAGTCCGTCGCCGACAGCAGCCTGCGCAGACCGAGGGCTGGAAGCGCTACCGCGGACGGACCTTCTACGCGTTCGTCGCGCCGTGGCTGCTGGGCTTCATCCTGCTGACGCTTTTTCCGCTCGGCTATGCCCTCTGGCTCAGCCTCACCAACTACGACGGCCTCACCGGTCGCTACCACTACGTCGGCGGCCGCAACTACACCGACATCCTCAGCGACCCCGACGCGCTGCACGCCCTGACCCGCACCGGGCTCTACACCGCCGTCACGGTCCCGGCCGGAATCATTCTCGGCCTGGCGCTCGCGGTGCTGGTGAACCGCCCGATCCGCGGTCGCGCAGCCTTCCGCGCCCTTCTCTACCTGCCGGCCGTGGTCCCGATCGTCGGCTCCGCGCTGTGTTTCAAGCTGCTGTTCAACTCCGACTTCGGCATGTTGAACAACATTCTCGGCTGGTTCGGCATCTCCTCGATCGACTGGCTCGCCGACCCGACGGTCTTCTGGGTGATGATCGCCATGACGCTCTGGGGCGTCGGCAGCACAATGATCATTTCGTTGTCCGGGCTGCAGGGGATCCCGCAGGAGCTGCAGGAGGCCGCTCGCGTCGACGGGGCGAACGCGTGGCAGGTTTTCCGGCGTATCACCCTGCCGCTGCTTTCGCCGATCATCCTGTTCGAGGTCATCACCGGCGTCATCTTCGCCGTCCAGGCCTTCGTCCCGGCGCTGCTGCTGTCCGTGCAGTCGGCGTCAACCACCGTCACGTCGGTGCCGCAGAGCAACTACCTCTACATGATCCACGTCTACGCGCAGTACTTCGCCTACGGCAGGTTCGGCTACGCCTCCGCCCTGCTGTGGGTGCTGTTCGCGCTGATCCTGATTCTCACGCTGATCATCTTCAAGGTGAGCGCCAGCACGGTGTTCTACGAGAGTGGCCCTGACGAACCGGCTACACGCAGAGGACGGCGGACCCGATGA
- a CDS encoding carbohydrate ABC transporter permease — protein MSTRTESAPRKAAIYTVLTVVSVLFVVPLLWLLSIAFKNAGELSSAAWLPHSLRWANFHDALTLIPFGRYALTSLLLATVQGALATLSSAMVGFGFARLRARGKRPLFLVVVATLMLPQIVTLIPTYLIFARIHLIYTYWPWVLWGLGGSAFLIFLFRQTFTSMPMDLEDAAIIDGCGYFRIFATIFLPLAKAVTAAGFILSFTAAWGDFIAPSLFLSQDQTTLAVGLSNGYQTSAGTPLNNALAAGAILYILPVLLLFVVAQRAFIGGFMTSGLK, from the coding sequence ATGAGCACGCGGACCGAGAGCGCCCCGCGGAAGGCAGCGATCTACACCGTGCTGACGGTGGTCTCCGTGCTGTTCGTCGTACCTCTGCTGTGGCTGCTGTCGATCGCCTTCAAGAACGCCGGTGAGCTGTCCAGCGCGGCGTGGCTGCCGCATTCGCTGCGCTGGGCCAACTTCCACGATGCGCTGACCCTGATCCCCTTCGGGCGCTACGCCCTCACCTCGCTGCTGCTGGCCACCGTGCAGGGCGCGCTCGCCACGCTGAGTTCGGCCATGGTCGGTTTCGGCTTCGCCCGGCTGCGGGCCCGGGGCAAACGTCCGCTCTTCCTCGTCGTCGTCGCAACTCTGATGCTGCCGCAGATCGTGACGCTGATACCGACCTACCTCATCTTCGCCCGCATCCACCTCATCTACACCTACTGGCCGTGGGTGCTGTGGGGGCTCGGCGGGTCGGCATTCCTCATCTTCCTGTTCCGGCAGACCTTCACGAGCATGCCGATGGACCTCGAGGATGCCGCGATCATCGACGGCTGCGGCTACTTCCGGATCTTCGCCACGATCTTCCTGCCCCTGGCCAAAGCGGTCACGGCCGCCGGGTTCATCCTGTCGTTCACCGCGGCCTGGGGCGACTTCATCGCGCCGTCACTCTTCCTCAGCCAGGACCAGACGACGCTCGCGGTCGGCCTGAGCAACGGCTACCAGACCAGTGCCGGAACCCCGCTCAACAACGCGCTGGCCGCCGGCGCGATCCTCTACATCCTCCCCGTACTGCTGCTCTTCGTGGTCGCGCAGCGCGCCTTCATCGGCGGATTCATGACCTCAGGGCTGAAATAG
- a CDS encoding sulfotransferase domain-containing protein has protein sequence MPEATVRYQSDDEDSARWLGFPFRSGDIVISTRSKSGTTWMQMICALLVFQTPKLPAPLVELSPWVDWLTQPREQMLAGLTDQQHRRFVKTHTPLDGVPVDPHATYIVVARHPLDSAVSLYHQGDNIDRARLRELTGRPEPARPPRPRPSLRDWLVRWIDRESDPRDELDSLPGVMWHLSDAWSRRAEPNVVLVHYDDLIADLDGEMRRLASLLGVSVPRALWPDLVQAATFDEMRANARRTVPSRDGVLKDTAAFFRRGTSGAGREVLSDDEVEHYYARTTSMASASLLQWVHRRKPA, from the coding sequence GTGCCCGAGGCGACCGTTCGCTACCAATCAGACGACGAAGACAGCGCCCGATGGCTGGGCTTCCCGTTCCGGTCCGGCGACATCGTGATCAGCACCCGGTCCAAGAGCGGCACGACGTGGATGCAGATGATCTGCGCCCTGCTGGTCTTCCAGACGCCGAAACTGCCCGCACCGCTGGTCGAGTTGTCGCCCTGGGTGGACTGGCTCACCCAGCCGCGGGAGCAGATGCTCGCGGGGCTGACCGATCAACAGCACCGGCGGTTCGTCAAAACCCACACCCCGCTCGACGGGGTTCCGGTCGATCCACATGCCACCTACATCGTGGTCGCCCGGCATCCGCTCGACAGCGCGGTCTCGCTCTACCACCAGGGTGACAACATCGACCGGGCCCGGCTGCGGGAACTCACCGGCCGGCCCGAGCCGGCCCGCCCGCCCCGGCCCCGCCCGTCGCTGCGCGACTGGCTCGTCCGCTGGATCGATCGCGAGTCCGATCCCCGCGATGAGCTGGACTCGCTTCCCGGGGTGATGTGGCACCTGTCCGACGCCTGGTCTCGGCGGGCCGAGCCCAATGTCGTGCTCGTGCACTACGACGACCTGATCGCCGACCTCGACGGCGAGATGCGCCGCCTGGCGTCGCTGCTCGGCGTCTCGGTACCCCGCGCGTTGTGGCCCGATCTGGTACAGGCTGCGACGTTCGACGAAATGCGGGCCAATGCCCGGCGCACCGTTCCCAGCCGGGACGGTGTCCTGAAAGACACCGCGGCCTTCTTCCGGCGCGGTACCTCCGGCGCTGGTCGCGAGGTCTTGTCGGACGACGAGGTGGAGCACTACTACGCGCGGACGACGTCGATGGCGTCGGCCTCACTGCTGCAGTGGGTGCATCGCCGCAAACCGGCTTGA
- a CDS encoding HEAT repeat domain-containing protein: protein MLPGSDFAALSAPELVEQLGDPHRYFTAQQRLLALGPDAAEPARDGLRHRDPRVRARCCKILDHVMDAASTPALLAALDDPVAEVRIEALHALACDRCKSDSTCRPAAVDVLPPAMALLRADPDPHARAMAVELVGAWVHTHPEAVHAIDVAAAGDPAPAVRKKARWYAPGGTVYRRTAPKGHRAAQRT, encoded by the coding sequence ATGCTGCCCGGGTCGGACTTCGCCGCGCTGAGTGCGCCGGAGCTCGTCGAGCAGCTCGGCGACCCGCACCGGTACTTCACGGCGCAACAGCGTCTGCTCGCCCTCGGCCCGGATGCCGCCGAGCCCGCCCGCGACGGTCTGCGCCACCGGGATCCGCGGGTACGCGCACGGTGCTGCAAGATCCTCGACCACGTCATGGACGCGGCGAGCACCCCGGCCCTGCTGGCGGCGCTCGACGATCCCGTCGCCGAGGTCCGGATCGAGGCGCTGCACGCTCTCGCCTGCGATCGCTGCAAGAGCGACAGCACATGCCGTCCTGCGGCGGTCGACGTGCTTCCGCCCGCGATGGCACTGCTGCGCGCCGATCCCGACCCCCATGCGCGGGCGATGGCCGTCGAGCTGGTGGGCGCGTGGGTGCACACCCATCCCGAGGCGGTGCATGCCATCGACGTCGCTGCCGCCGGCGACCCGGCACCGGCGGTGCGCAAGAAGGCGCGGTGGTACGCCCCGGGCGGCACCGTCTACCGGCGTACGGCGCCGAAAGGACACCGGGCCGCTCAGCGGACCTGA
- a CDS encoding RNA polymerase sigma-70 factor encodes MLMADDGTAGAEDFVALRSLLFSLAYRMTGSVADAEDIVSDAYLRLRRAQAAGTQIASLKSYLSSVVTRLSIDHLRSARMRREAYVGPWLPEPLVRTDTTPESERVELADTLSMAFLVLLETLSPTERAVFLLREVFEFDYPQIAGILDKTEQHCRQLMHRARRHVDVRKPRFDAEVQERDELATRFFIALEDGDFDPLITMLAADVVAYGDGGGNGPSLPRPVNGRDKVLRLLAALSRAAAEYDLHFEPVPVNGQPGALFLDADGRLLNVLALDILDGTVQAVRSVINPDKLRHLGPLITADHPLRGGRGQVR; translated from the coding sequence ATGCTGATGGCCGACGACGGCACGGCCGGCGCCGAGGACTTCGTGGCGCTGCGGTCGTTGCTGTTCTCGCTCGCCTACCGGATGACCGGCAGCGTGGCCGACGCCGAGGACATCGTCTCCGACGCCTACCTGCGGCTGCGTCGCGCCCAGGCCGCCGGTACGCAGATCGCCTCGCTCAAAAGCTACCTCTCCTCGGTGGTCACCCGGCTCAGCATCGATCATCTGCGGTCGGCCCGGATGCGCCGCGAGGCCTACGTCGGGCCCTGGCTCCCCGAACCACTCGTCCGCACCGACACGACGCCGGAGTCCGAGCGGGTCGAACTCGCCGACACCCTCTCGATGGCCTTTCTCGTGCTCCTGGAGACGCTCAGTCCGACGGAACGGGCCGTGTTCCTGCTCCGCGAGGTGTTCGAGTTCGACTACCCGCAGATCGCCGGCATCCTCGACAAGACAGAGCAGCACTGCCGACAGCTGATGCACCGGGCCCGCCGACATGTCGACGTCCGCAAACCCCGCTTCGACGCCGAGGTGCAGGAGCGCGACGAACTCGCGACCCGGTTCTTCATCGCCCTCGAGGACGGCGATTTCGACCCGCTCATCACGATGCTCGCCGCTGACGTCGTGGCCTACGGCGACGGTGGCGGCAACGGCCCGTCGCTGCCTCGGCCGGTCAACGGCCGGGACAAGGTGCTCCGGCTGCTGGCGGCGCTCAGCCGGGCCGCCGCCGAATACGATCTGCATTTCGAGCCCGTGCCGGTCAACGGGCAGCCGGGCGCGCTCTTCCTCGACGCCGACGGACGGCTGCTGAACGTTTTGGCCCTCGACATCCTCGACGGCACCGTCCAGGCCGTCCGCTCGGTGATCAACCCCGACAAGCTTCGGCACCTCGGGCCGCTGATCACCGCCGATCACCCCTTGCGCGGCGGGCGCGGTCAGGTCCGCTGA
- a CDS encoding FAD-dependent oxidoreductase, translated as MKHNVVIIGAGYAGVPAARRLARQVWPDEVTVTLVSAFGSFVERPRLHQLATGQDIDQVPLSRYLSGSGVELVTASVTRIDLAGREVHTTDERGGRRTLLYDTLVYALGSNIDVTSVPGVAEHCAILVGASAAFELRDRLTDLAERGGATATVCGGGLTGIETVTEIATAFPGIRTQLVSSGTPGGRLSDKARRYLDDTFTALGVRVVEDARVDRVEPTSLVLADGRHIPFELCVWAGGFTVPTLARTAGLAVNATGRALVDTTLRSVSHHDVYVIGDAAAVAGRWGEQLAMGCRSGGFTGPKVADVIAARLTGRDPKPFAFRYIHECISLGRRHGLVQFLNADETPKNRVLTGRKAITYKNTTLNGARLLFRHSGPVLGRRRHLVPTPTPITSRTQPKSSRVG; from the coding sequence ATGAAGCACAACGTTGTGATCATCGGAGCGGGATACGCCGGTGTCCCCGCCGCCCGGAGGTTGGCCCGCCAGGTGTGGCCGGACGAGGTCACCGTCACCCTGGTCAGCGCCTTCGGCTCCTTCGTGGAGCGTCCCCGGTTGCACCAGCTGGCCACCGGCCAGGACATCGACCAGGTGCCGTTGAGCCGCTACCTCAGCGGCTCGGGCGTCGAACTGGTGACCGCGTCGGTCACCCGTATCGACCTGGCCGGCCGCGAGGTGCACACCACCGACGAGCGCGGCGGTCGGCGCACCCTGCTCTACGACACACTGGTCTACGCACTGGGCAGCAACATCGACGTCACGTCCGTGCCCGGCGTCGCCGAGCATTGCGCCATCCTGGTCGGCGCCTCCGCAGCGTTCGAGCTGCGCGATCGACTGACCGACCTCGCGGAGCGCGGTGGTGCCACGGCCACGGTCTGCGGGGGCGGACTGACCGGCATCGAAACCGTCACCGAGATCGCCACGGCGTTCCCCGGCATCCGCACTCAGCTGGTCAGCTCCGGCACGCCGGGCGGGCGGCTGTCGGACAAGGCCCGTCGCTACCTCGACGACACCTTCACCGCGCTCGGTGTCCGCGTCGTCGAGGATGCCCGCGTCGACCGGGTCGAGCCGACGAGCCTGGTGCTCGCCGACGGCCGACACATTCCGTTCGAGCTGTGTGTCTGGGCCGGTGGTTTCACCGTGCCCACGCTCGCGCGGACGGCGGGGCTGGCGGTCAACGCGACCGGCCGGGCGCTCGTCGATACGACGCTCCGGTCGGTGTCCCACCACGACGTCTATGTCATCGGTGATGCGGCAGCCGTCGCCGGGCGCTGGGGAGAGCAACTCGCGATGGGCTGCCGTTCCGGTGGCTTCACCGGACCGAAGGTCGCCGACGTCATTGCCGCCCGGCTCACCGGTCGGGACCCGAAACCGTTCGCCTTCCGCTACATCCACGAATGCATCAGCCTCGGCCGCCGCCACGGTCTGGTGCAGTTCCTCAACGCCGACGAGACGCCGAAGAACCGGGTCCTGACGGGTCGGAAGGCGATCACCTACAAGAACACCACCCTCAACGGCGCCCGCTTGCTGTTCCGGCACTCCGGACCGGTGCTGGGCCGTCGTCGACACCTCGTCCCGACACCGACGCCGATCACGTCGAGGACGCAGCCGAAGTCCTCCCGGGTCGGATGA
- a CDS encoding VOC family protein → MSHVTSNQPEGTPTWIDLGVPDLGRAGDFYGAVFGWTYHRGSAATGHYTNCLLGGRRVAGMMPTPDSGNARWNVYLATADCDTAAARIADAGGTIVRQPMKVGGKGRMVIARDPGGAQFGLWQGGSHIGCEVVNEPNSLVRNDLITSEPEPAKRFYADVFGFTLDRNDDLPDLDFTFLRRPDGHEVGGIFGNPDAPESAWNTTFEVADADATVERATAAGGTVDDPQDMLYGRMATITDPFGTEFSVIARPGE, encoded by the coding sequence ATGAGCCACGTGACGAGCAACCAGCCCGAGGGCACCCCGACGTGGATCGACCTGGGCGTCCCCGATCTCGGGCGGGCGGGTGACTTCTACGGCGCGGTCTTCGGCTGGACCTATCACCGGGGATCCGCGGCGACCGGGCACTACACCAACTGCCTGCTGGGCGGTCGGCGGGTTGCCGGGATGATGCCGACGCCGGACAGCGGAAACGCCCGGTGGAACGTCTATCTCGCCACGGCGGACTGCGACACCGCCGCGGCCCGCATCGCCGACGCCGGGGGCACGATCGTGCGGCAGCCGATGAAGGTCGGCGGGAAGGGCCGGATGGTGATCGCCCGCGATCCCGGCGGCGCGCAGTTCGGCCTGTGGCAGGGCGGGTCGCACATCGGGTGCGAGGTCGTCAACGAGCCCAACTCCCTCGTCCGCAACGACCTGATCACGTCGGAGCCCGAGCCGGCCAAGCGCTTTTACGCCGACGTGTTCGGTTTCACGCTCGATCGCAACGACGACCTGCCGGATCTCGACTTCACCTTCCTGCGCCGACCGGACGGTCACGAGGTCGGGGGCATTTTCGGCAACCCGGATGCGCCGGAATCGGCCTGGAACACCACCTTCGAGGTCGCCGACGCCGACGCCACCGTCGAGCGGGCGACGGCCGCCGGAGGCACGGTGGACGACCCGCAGGACATGCTCTACGGGCGGATGGCGACGATCACCGATCCCTTCGGCACCGAGTTCTCGGTGATCGCGCGACCCGGCGAATGA